From Montipora foliosa isolate CH-2021 chromosome 6, ASM3666993v2, whole genome shotgun sequence, a single genomic window includes:
- the LOC138008823 gene encoding uncharacterized protein has translation MKISSFAVLGLAYLCLLPFTQGEVVRYQMALEENGTKFTERIEIDEEEDVEVFRVPAYNNVEGADFYHDFKKRLTVTRILSRKICYISELDLSISPPSQLKADLDRVSSLADDLPVVTESTVVMINGQASKLLLTKEILDFCEAFPIYNTTNTKVSSNDGNETVSFIRNSRQSVESNFQFCLEALGRDPFENVIKGGCIRPDEHWDLQCKFEQRAFLTFMYYYVTCHDQLAFGRLQDNCRSVRKSYKIPTCCDYICAT, from the exons ATGAAG ATCTCCTCATTTGCAGTTCTCGGCCTGGCGTATTTATGCCTTCTGCCCTTCACACAGGGAGAG GTTGTTCGCTATCAAATGGCACTTGAGGAGAACGGAACAAAATTCACAGAGAGAATCGAAATCGATGAAGAGGAAGACGTCGAGGTTTTCCGAGTTCCCGCTTATAATAACGTCGAGGGCGCTGATTTCTACCATGACTTTAAAAAG CGTCTCACTGTTACCAGGATTCTGTCCCGAAAGATCTGCTACATTTCAGAACTGGACTTATCTATTTCTCCACCATCGCAGCTGAAAGCTGATCTCGATCGG GTGTCGTCTTTAGCTGATGATCTTCCTGTCGTAACAGAGTCGACTGTTGTCATGATAAATGGACAGGCTAGCAAACTTCTTCTTACGAAGGAGATCTTGGACTTTTGCGAAGCTTTTCCCATTTATAACACGACAAACACCAAAGTCAGCTCAAACGATGGAAACGAGACTGTTAGCT TCATCCGAAACAGCCGTCAAAGTGTTGAATCAAACTTTCAATTCTGCCTTGAAGCGCTTGGAAGAGATCCTTTTGAAAATGTAATTAAAGGAGGTTGCATTCGTCCTGACGAGCACTGGGACTTGCAGTGCAAGTTTGAGCAGAGAGCATTTTTAACTTTCATGTATTATTATGTTACATGCCATGATCAGTTGGCCTTCGGAAGACTGCAAGATAATTGCAGATCTGTCCGTAAAAGTTACAAGATTCCTACCTGTTGCGACTACATATGCGCAACATAA